The following are from one region of the Paracoccus sp. S3-43 genome:
- the gfa gene encoding S-(hydroxymethyl)glutathione synthase, whose amino-acid sequence MARTEGVLIHPAVDNGVRQGHAGFSGGILTCKCATNPVKVRVGAQTAHNHVCGCTKCWKPDGAIFSQVAVVAREAVEVLENADRLQIVNKDAPIQRYACTGCGVHMYGRIENKDHPFYGLDFVHTELSSEDGWSAPEFAAFVSSVIESGVDPSRMGGIRARLRELGLEPYDTLSPPLMDAIATHVANRTGKLAA is encoded by the coding sequence ATGGCCAGGACCGAGGGGGTGCTGATTCACCCCGCCGTGGACAATGGCGTCAGGCAAGGCCATGCCGGTTTTTCGGGCGGGATCCTGACCTGCAAATGCGCGACGAACCCCGTCAAGGTCCGGGTCGGGGCGCAGACCGCGCATAACCATGTCTGCGGCTGCACCAAATGCTGGAAACCCGATGGGGCGATCTTCAGCCAGGTCGCCGTCGTGGCGCGCGAGGCGGTCGAGGTTCTGGAGAACGCCGACAGGTTGCAGATCGTCAACAAGGACGCGCCGATCCAGCGTTACGCCTGCACGGGTTGCGGCGTCCACATGTATGGACGGATCGAGAACAAGGACCACCCGTTCTACGGCCTGGATTTCGTGCATACCGAATTGTCTTCCGAGGATGGCTGGTCGGCCCCGGAATTCGCGGCCTTTGTCAGTTCTGTCATCGAATCCGGCGTCGATCCGTCGCGGATGGGCGGCATCCGCGCGCGCCTGCGCGAATTGGGGCTGGAACCCTATGACACGTTGTCGCCGCCCCTGATGGACGCCATTGCCACCCATGTCGCCAACCGGACCGGCAAGCTGGCGGCTTGA
- a CDS encoding nucleotide exchange factor GrpE, producing the protein MRVMNEQNEQPSDDILADPLADPADEIAVLTAERDEYRDKFLRALADAENSRKRADKDRRDAEQYGGSRLARDLLPVHDALTRALDAAGEEQRTAAAALIEGVELTLRELSNVFAKHGIAVITPKPGDRFDPLEHEAMFEAAVPGTVQGEIIQVMDNGFRLHDRLLRPAKVGVSSTPAS; encoded by the coding sequence ATGAGAGTGATGAACGAGCAGAACGAACAGCCCAGTGACGACATCCTGGCGGATCCGCTGGCCGACCCGGCGGACGAGATCGCGGTCCTGACCGCCGAACGCGACGAATACCGCGACAAGTTCCTGCGCGCCCTGGCGGATGCCGAAAACTCGCGCAAGCGCGCCGACAAGGACCGCCGCGACGCCGAACAATATGGCGGCTCGCGCCTGGCCCGCGACCTGCTGCCGGTCCATGACGCGCTGACCCGCGCCCTGGACGCGGCGGGCGAGGAACAGCGCACCGCGGCCGCCGCCCTGATCGAGGGCGTGGAGCTGACCCTGCGCGAGCTGTCGAACGTCTTCGCCAAGCACGGCATCGCCGTGATCACTCCCAAGCCGGGCGACAGGTTCGACCCGCTGGAACACGAGGCGATGTTCGAGGCCGCCGTCCCCGGCACCGTCCAGGGCGAGATCATCCAGGTCATGGACAACGGCTTCCGCCTGCATGACAGGCTGCTGCGCCCGGCCAAGGTCGGCGTATCCTCGACCCCTGCCAGCTAA
- the hrcA gene encoding heat-inducible transcriptional repressor HrcA yields the protein MDQTSPLQDLNDRSREIFRRVVETYLETGEPVGSRTLTRALSEKLSAATVRNVMQDLEYMGLLDSPHVSAGRMPSQQGLRLFVDGMMEVDTVNATDRAAIDQTLGNDDPDTGVLLDRVSTALSAITRGASLVLMPRHEAPIRHIEFVSLGPDRALVVLVFADGHVENRLFTPPAGQTPSSMREAGNFLNAMAEGKTLSELRGQIGREIAARRRELDVLAAELVQSGLALWDAESSDPRLIVRGRANLLDQEVADLDRIRVLFDDLERKRDIVEFLELAEKGEGVRIFIGSENKLFSLSGSALVVSPYMNADRKIVGAVGVIGPTRLNYGRIVPIVDYTAQLVGRALSGRKG from the coding sequence ATGGACCAGACATCGCCCCTGCAGGATCTGAACGACCGCTCGCGCGAGATCTTCCGCCGCGTGGTCGAGACCTATCTGGAAACCGGCGAACCCGTGGGATCGCGGACCCTGACGCGCGCGCTGTCCGAAAAGCTCAGCGCGGCGACGGTCAGGAACGTCATGCAGGATCTGGAATACATGGGGCTGCTGGACAGCCCGCATGTCTCGGCCGGGCGGATGCCCTCGCAACAGGGGCTGCGGCTGTTCGTGGACGGGATGATGGAGGTCGACACCGTCAACGCCACCGACCGCGCCGCCATCGACCAGACGCTGGGCAACGACGATCCCGATACCGGCGTGCTGCTGGACCGGGTCAGCACGGCGCTGTCGGCGATCACGCGCGGCGCGTCCCTGGTGCTGATGCCCCGGCACGAGGCGCCGATCCGCCATATCGAATTCGTCAGCCTTGGCCCCGACCGCGCGCTTGTGGTGCTGGTCTTCGCCGACGGGCATGTGGAAAACCGCCTGTTCACCCCGCCCGCGGGCCAGACGCCCTCGTCCATGCGTGAGGCGGGGAATTTCCTCAACGCCATGGCCGAGGGGAAGACCCTGTCGGAACTGCGCGGTCAGATCGGCCGCGAGATCGCCGCGCGGCGTCGGGAACTGGATGTGCTGGCCGCCGAGCTGGTCCAGTCGGGGCTGGCGCTGTGGGATGCCGAATCGTCCGACCCGCGCCTGATCGTGCGCGGGCGCGCGAACCTTCTGGACCAGGAGGTCGCCGATCTGGACCGCATCCGGGTGCTGTTCGACGACCTGGAACGCAAGCGCGACATCGTGGAATTCCTGGAACTGGCCGAGAAGGGCGAGGGGGTGCGGATCTTCATCGGATCCGAAAACAAGCTTTTTTCGCTTTCGGGTTCCGCTCTGGTGGTTTCGCCCTATATGAATGCCGACCGGAAGATTGTAGGCGCGGTGGGCGTGATCGGACCGACACGGCTGAATTACGGCCGCATCGTGCCGATCGTCGACTATACCGCGCAGCTGGTCGGGCGGGCCCTGTCCGGCCGGAAAGGATGA
- the rph gene encoding ribonuclease PH, whose product MRPSGRNLSQMRPISIETGVMAHAEGSCLIRVGNTHVLCTASLEETPPRFLKGTGLGWVTAEYGMLPRATNTRNRREAAAGRQSGRTQEIQRLIGRSLRAGVDRSALGERQITIDCDVIQADGGTRCASITGGWVALRLAVNKLLKAGAITSDPIMDHVAAVSCGIYAGQPVLDLDYAEDSEAGTDGNFVLTGAGRLIEVQMSAEGATFSRDQMGQLLDLAEAGLADLVAAQKAAVA is encoded by the coding sequence ATGCGCCCCTCTGGCCGGAATCTAAGCCAAATGCGTCCGATTTCAATCGAAACCGGCGTGATGGCCCATGCCGAAGGGTCGTGCCTGATCCGGGTCGGCAACACCCATGTGCTGTGCACCGCCTCGCTTGAGGAAACGCCGCCGCGTTTTCTGAAGGGCACCGGCCTGGGCTGGGTCACGGCGGAATACGGGATGCTGCCGCGCGCCACCAACACTCGCAACCGGCGCGAGGCGGCGGCGGGCAGGCAATCGGGGCGCACCCAGGAAATCCAGCGGCTGATCGGGCGGTCCTTGCGCGCGGGCGTGGATCGCAGCGCGCTTGGCGAACGCCAGATCACCATCGACTGCGACGTGATCCAGGCCGATGGCGGCACCCGCTGCGCGTCCATCACCGGCGGCTGGGTGGCGCTGCGGCTGGCGGTGAACAAGCTGCTGAAGGCGGGCGCGATCACCAGCGATCCGATCATGGACCATGTGGCGGCGGTAAGCTGCGGCATCTATGCGGGCCAGCCGGTGCTGGATCTGGACTATGCCGAGGACAGCGAGGCGGGCACCGACGGCAATTTCGTCCTGACCGGCGCGGGCCGGTTGATCGAGGTGCAGATGTCGGCCGAAGGCGCGACCTTCTCTCGCGACCAGATGGGGCAGTTGCTGGACCTGGCCGAGGCAGGGCTGGCCGATCTGGTCGCCGCGCAGAAGGCCGCCGTGGCATGA
- a CDS encoding non-canonical purine NTP pyrophosphatase: protein MRAFTDKRLLVATRNAGKLDEMRALLAPYGVEVVGAAEAGLPEPAETEDSFVGNARIKARAAVKAAGLPALSDDSGICVDALDGAPGVHTADWAETGQGRDFRMAMQRTWDELEARNAPAPRRAQFRCTLVLMWPDGHDEVFEGVLPGQVVWPPRGVEGHGYDPIFMPDGHDVTLGEMPPAMKNSLSHRARAVDQMIRASFA, encoded by the coding sequence ATGAGGGCCTTTACCGACAAGCGCCTGCTGGTCGCCACCCGTAATGCGGGCAAGCTGGACGAGATGCGCGCCCTGCTGGCCCCTTACGGCGTCGAGGTCGTAGGCGCCGCCGAGGCGGGCCTGCCCGAGCCTGCCGAGACCGAGGACAGCTTCGTCGGCAATGCCCGCATCAAGGCCCGCGCCGCCGTAAAGGCCGCCGGCCTGCCCGCGCTGTCCGACGACAGCGGCATCTGCGTCGATGCGCTTGACGGCGCGCCGGGCGTCCACACCGCCGACTGGGCCGAGACCGGCCAGGGCCGCGATTTCCGGATGGCCATGCAGCGCACCTGGGACGAGCTTGAGGCGCGCAACGCCCCGGCCCCGCGCCGCGCGCAATTCCGCTGCACGCTGGTGCTGATGTGGCCCGACGGCCATGACGAGGTGTTCGAGGGCGTGTTGCCCGGCCAGGTCGTCTGGCCGCCGCGCGGGGTTGAAGGCCACGGCTATGACCCCATCTTCATGCCGGACGGGCACGATGTGACCCTGGGCGAGATGCCGCCCGCGATGAAGAACAGCCTCAGCCACCGGGCGCGGGCGGTGGACCAGATGATAAGGGCCAGCTTTGCATAG
- a CDS encoding RidA family protein, which produces MHRISTGSPFEAAMGYSRAVVKGGWCFLSGVTGYDYATMTMPEDPAQQARNCFATIFSVLDQAGFTPGDIVRVQYTVTDAALVEAITPVLGEALGTIRPAATMVVAGLIRPEMKVEIEVTAFRG; this is translated from the coding sequence TTGCATAGGATCTCGACCGGATCGCCCTTTGAGGCCGCGATGGGCTACAGCCGCGCGGTGGTTAAGGGCGGCTGGTGCTTCCTGTCGGGCGTCACCGGCTATGATTATGCCACGATGACCATGCCCGAGGATCCGGCCCAACAGGCGCGGAACTGTTTTGCCACGATCTTTTCGGTGCTGGACCAAGCAGGCTTCACCCCCGGCGACATCGTGCGCGTGCAATACACCGTCACCGACGCCGCCCTGGTCGAGGCGATCACCCCGGTTCTGGGCGAGGCCCTGGGCACCATCCGCCCCGCCGCGACCATGGTCGTCGCCGGGCTGATCCGGCCCGAGATGAAGGTCGAGATCGAAGTGACGGCGTTTCGCGGATGA
- the hemW gene encoding radical SAM family heme chaperone HemW — MILPGPDSFSDADWRAGGFGLYVHWPFCQAKCPYCDFNSHVVPAVDQARWAAALSSEIARLGAELPGRHLGSIFFGGGTPSLMLPETVDAVLRAARAAWGFANDIEITLEANPTSVERGRFQGFADAGVNRLSMGIQALNDADLRRLGRMHSVAEARAAFDVARSCFGRVSFDLIYARQGQTRDAWRAELGRALAMAVDHLSLYQLTIEPGTAFGARAAAGKLRDLPDDDLAADMYLETQDICEAAGMAGYETSNHARPGSESRHNLVYWRQGDWAAVGPGAHGRITLPQGRLATEAHRAPGAWLHAVETQGTGESLRELVPMDEQATEYLLMSLRLSEGLDLARHARLAGAPLDPATIGRLADLGMVETQGGQLRATRDGRPLLNAILRELAA; from the coding sequence ATGATCCTGCCGGGGCCTGACAGCTTTTCGGATGCGGACTGGCGGGCCGGGGGATTCGGCCTCTATGTCCACTGGCCCTTCTGCCAGGCGAAATGCCCCTATTGCGACTTCAACAGCCATGTCGTGCCTGCGGTGGACCAGGCCCGCTGGGCCGCCGCGCTGTCCTCCGAAATCGCCCGGCTTGGCGCGGAACTGCCGGGCCGCCACCTGGGCAGCATCTTCTTTGGCGGCGGCACGCCGTCCCTGATGCTGCCGGAAACCGTCGATGCGGTGCTGCGCGCCGCCCGCGCCGCCTGGGGTTTCGCCAACGATATCGAGATCACGCTGGAAGCCAACCCGACCAGCGTCGAACGCGGCCGCTTCCAGGGTTTCGCCGATGCCGGGGTCAACCGGCTGTCGATGGGCATCCAGGCGCTGAACGACGCCGACCTGCGCCGTCTTGGCCGGATGCATTCCGTGGCCGAGGCCCGCGCGGCCTTCGACGTGGCGCGGTCCTGCTTCGGCCGGGTCAGCTTCGATCTGATCTATGCCCGGCAGGGCCAGACCCGCGACGCCTGGCGCGCGGAACTGGGCCGGGCGCTGGCGATGGCGGTCGATCACCTGTCGCTGTATCAGTTGACCATCGAACCCGGCACCGCCTTCGGTGCCCGCGCGGCGGCAGGCAAGCTGCGGGATCTGCCCGACGACGACCTGGCCGCCGACATGTATCTGGAAACCCAGGACATCTGCGAGGCGGCGGGGATGGCGGGATACGAGACCTCGAACCACGCCCGCCCCGGTTCGGAAAGCCGCCACAATCTGGTCTATTGGCGGCAAGGCGACTGGGCGGCGGTCGGGCCGGGCGCGCATGGGCGGATCACCCTTCCGCAGGGCCGCTTGGCGACCGAGGCGCATCGCGCCCCCGGCGCCTGGCTTCACGCCGTCGAGACCCAGGGAACGGGGGAATCCCTGCGCGAGTTGGTGCCGATGGATGAACAGGCCACGGAATACCTGCTGATGTCGCTGCGATTGTCCGAGGGCCTGGATCTGGCCCGCCATGCCCGCTTGGCGGGGGCGCCCCTGGACCCTGCCACCATCGGCCGCCTGGCCGATCTGGGCATGGTCGAGACGCAGGGCGGGCAGTTGCGGGCCACCCGCGACGGGCGCCCGCTGCTGAACGCCATCCTGCGCGAACTGGCGGCCTGA
- a CDS encoding YbaN family protein — protein sequence MRRMWYVLGMIALVLGIVGIALPVLPTVPFLLLAAAAFARSSPRLERRILNHPTYGPPVRAWRERGAISRLAKIWATLAMACGVGFSLIAGMPLWVVAMQAMICTAVAAFLVTRPEA from the coding sequence ATGCGGCGGATGTGGTATGTCCTCGGCATGATCGCCCTGGTCCTGGGCATCGTCGGCATCGCCCTGCCGGTCCTGCCCACGGTGCCCTTCCTGCTGCTGGCGGCGGCGGCGTTCGCGCGCAGCAGCCCGCGCCTGGAACGGCGGATCCTGAATCACCCGACCTATGGCCCGCCGGTCCGGGCCTGGCGGGAACGCGGCGCCATCAGCCGGCTGGCGAAGATCTGGGCGACGCTGGCGATGGCCTGCGGCGTGGGCTTCAGCCTGATTGCCGGAATGCCGCTGTGGGTGGTGGCGATGCAGGCGATGATCTGCACCGCCGTCGCCGCCTTCTTGGTCACCCGCCCCGAGGCCTGA
- a CDS encoding DNA-3-methyladenine glycosylase: protein MTGPLADRILGLGAVDLARRLIGATLMVRGAGGTIIETEAYRRDDPASHSFRGPTPRNASMFGPAGHAYVYRSYGIHLCLNVVARPGEAVLIRALAPTTGIAAMTARRNSPLLCSGPGRLAQALGIGVEDDGRAFDGTDFAIALPPAPPDLLVGPRIGISRAQDLPWRFGLAGIRGHSRPFPPQARS, encoded by the coding sequence ATGACCGGCCCGCTTGCCGACCGGATCCTTGGGCTGGGCGCGGTGGATCTGGCCCGCCGCCTGATCGGGGCGACGCTGATGGTGCGCGGCGCGGGCGGCACCATCATCGAGACCGAGGCCTATCGCCGCGACGATCCCGCATCCCACAGCTTTCGCGGCCCGACGCCGCGCAACGCCTCGATGTTCGGACCGGCGGGCCACGCCTATGTCTATCGCTCCTACGGCATCCACCTGTGCCTGAACGTGGTCGCCCGTCCGGGCGAGGCCGTCCTGATCCGCGCCCTGGCCCCCACCACGGGGATCGCGGCGATGACGGCGCGCCGGAACAGCCCCTTGCTGTGCAGCGGACCGGGGCGGCTGGCTCAGGCGCTTGGCATCGGGGTCGAGGACGACGGCAGGGCCTTCGACGGAACCGATTTCGCCATCGCCCTGCCTCCGGCCCCGCCGGATCTGCTGGTCGGCCCGCGCATCGGCATCAGCCGGGCGCAGGATCTGCCCTGGCGCTTCGGCCTGGCGGGGATTCGCGGCCACAGCCGCCCGTTCCCGCCGCAGGCGCGGTCCTAG
- a CDS encoding aconitase X yields the protein MTALSILPGVAEGPVLACDEPLSFWGGVDPATRTVIDVHHPLHGRAVTGTVLMMPSTRGSCTGSGVLLDLVLSGRGPAALIFSEPEDVVTLGALIAAEMFGRPLPVLRLAPPDFAALAGRDAARIGVDGIVAGDLAIPVRPPATALLDLTGRDRAMLEGVDGTATALAMRIVCAMAAQQGAERLVDVTQAHIDGCIYASPANLTFAERMASLGARVRVPTTMNAISVDHANWRAQGVPPDFGRPAQRLADAYVAMGCRPTFTCSPYLLDSAPAAGEAVAWAESNAVIFANSVLGARTAKHPDFLDLCIAMTGRAPLSGVYLDRHRQARRIIDLAMPAGADDAVWPLLGWLAGKLSPDRIPLLRGLAAARPGTEALKALCAAFGTTSAAPMLHVEGVTPEAGQVATDADRCRIGLDDMRDGWRLLNDGPSGIDLVALGSPHASLDECRALALGLGGRQVTVPTILTAGRDTLAQARAEGTLAALEQSGVQVLPDLCWCSISRPVFPDRTRTLMTNSGKYAHYGPGLSGCAVRFGSLDGCIQAALTGRASDALPAWLAS from the coding sequence GTGACGGCGCTGTCGATCCTGCCGGGCGTCGCGGAAGGGCCGGTCCTGGCCTGCGACGAACCGCTCAGCTTCTGGGGCGGGGTGGATCCGGCCACGAGGACGGTGATCGACGTGCATCACCCGCTGCATGGCCGCGCCGTCACGGGGACGGTGCTGATGATGCCGTCGACGCGCGGATCCTGCACCGGGTCGGGCGTCCTGCTGGATCTGGTCCTGTCCGGGCGCGGCCCGGCGGCGCTGATCTTTTCCGAACCCGAGGATGTCGTGACCTTGGGCGCCCTGATCGCGGCCGAGATGTTCGGCCGCCCCCTGCCGGTGCTGCGCCTGGCGCCCCCGGACTTCGCCGCCCTGGCGGGCCGGGACGCGGCGCGGATCGGCGTGGACGGCATCGTCGCGGGGGATCTGGCGATCCCGGTCCGCCCGCCCGCCACGGCCCTGCTGGACCTGACCGGGCGGGACCGCGCGATGCTGGAGGGCGTCGACGGCACGGCGACCGCGCTGGCCATGCGGATCGTCTGCGCGATGGCCGCCCAGCAGGGGGCCGAACGGCTGGTGGATGTGACCCAGGCCCATATCGACGGCTGCATCTATGCCAGCCCGGCCAACCTGACCTTCGCCGAACGGATGGCGTCGCTGGGCGCGCGGGTCCGGGTGCCGACCACCATGAACGCGATCTCGGTCGATCATGCCAACTGGCGGGCGCAGGGCGTGCCGCCCGATTTCGGCCGCCCGGCGCAGCGGCTGGCCGATGCCTATGTGGCGATGGGCTGCCGACCGACCTTCACCTGTTCGCCCTATCTTCTGGACAGCGCCCCCGCGGCGGGCGAGGCGGTCGCCTGGGCGGAATCGAACGCGGTGATCTTTGCCAACAGCGTCCTGGGCGCGCGGACCGCCAAGCATCCCGATTTCCTGGACCTGTGCATCGCCATGACCGGTCGCGCGCCCCTGTCGGGCGTCTATCTGGACCGGCATCGCCAGGCGCGGCGGATCATCGACCTGGCCATGCCCGCCGGGGCCGACGACGCAGTCTGGCCCTTGCTGGGCTGGCTGGCCGGAAAGCTGTCGCCCGACCGCATCCCGCTGTTGCGCGGGCTGGCCGCCGCCCGGCCGGGCACCGAGGCGCTGAAGGCCCTGTGCGCGGCCTTCGGCACCACCTCGGCCGCGCCGATGCTGCATGTCGAGGGCGTGACGCCCGAGGCGGGGCAGGTCGCCACCGACGCCGACCGCTGCCGCATCGGGCTGGACGACATGCGCGACGGCTGGCGGCTGCTGAACGACGGCCCGTCCGGCATCGACCTGGTGGCCCTGGGCAGCCCCCATGCCTCGCTGGACGAATGCCGCGCCCTTGCCCTGGGGCTGGGGGGCCGGCAGGTCACGGTGCCCACGATCCTGACGGCCGGGCGCGACACCCTCGCCCAGGCCCGCGCCGAGGGCACGCTGGCCGCGCTGGAACAGTCTGGCGTTCAGGTTCTTCCCGACCTGTGCTGGTGTTCGATTTCCCGTCCGGTCTTCCCGGACCGGACCCGGACGCTGATGACCAATTCCGGCAAATACGCCCATTACGGTCCCGGCCTGTCGGGCTGCGCGGTCCGGTTCGGCAGCCTGGACGGATGTATCCAGGCCGCCCTGACGGGCCGTGCCAGCGACGCCCTGCCTGCCTGGCTGGCCTCCTAG
- a CDS encoding proline racemase family protein, giving the protein MRSRLSINVIGCHAEGEIGDVIVGGVLPPAGATMMERMIAMERDHDHIRRLLICEPRGSVARHVNLIVPAITPGCAAGAIIMEPTEYVPMSGSNTICVATVLLETGMVPMVEPVTRFKLDMPGGLIEITAECEGGRCRSVTFRNAPAFAALLDGALEVPGHGTIPLDIAYGGMFFGIVDAQALGFRIVPDEARDLATLGEKIRKAAREQFDVVHPDFPNVRGVSIVQFAMPFNGSGKVARNTCIVSPGRSDRSPTGTGTSARMAVLQARGLMGRGDVLIHESIIGSRFTGRILDVRDSGGRTTIIPQITGRAWITGQHSYCLDPEDPWQTGYMLSDTWGVTPTLKQ; this is encoded by the coding sequence ATGCGTTCCCGCCTCTCCATCAACGTGATCGGCTGCCATGCCGAAGGTGAGATCGGCGACGTGATCGTCGGCGGCGTCCTGCCCCCCGCGGGCGCCACGATGATGGAGCGGATGATCGCCATGGAGCGCGATCACGACCATATCCGCCGCCTGCTGATCTGCGAGCCGCGCGGGTCCGTGGCGCGCCATGTCAACCTGATCGTCCCCGCCATCACCCCCGGCTGCGCGGCGGGCGCGATCATCATGGAGCCGACGGAATACGTCCCGATGTCCGGGTCGAACACGATCTGCGTGGCGACGGTCCTGCTGGAAACCGGCATGGTGCCGATGGTCGAACCCGTCACCCGCTTCAAGCTGGACATGCCCGGCGGCTTGATCGAGATCACGGCGGAATGCGAGGGCGGCAGGTGCCGGTCCGTCACCTTCCGCAACGCCCCCGCCTTCGCCGCCCTGCTGGACGGCGCGCTGGAGGTTCCCGGCCACGGCACCATCCCGCTGGACATCGCCTATGGCGGAATGTTCTTCGGCATCGTCGATGCGCAGGCCCTGGGTTTCCGGATCGTCCCGGACGAGGCGCGCGACCTGGCAACCCTGGGCGAAAAGATCCGCAAGGCCGCGCGCGAACAGTTCGATGTGGTCCATCCCGACTTTCCGAATGTGCGCGGCGTCTCGATCGTGCAATTCGCCATGCCCTTCAACGGGTCGGGCAAGGTCGCGCGCAATACCTGCATCGTCTCGCCCGGCCGGTCGGACCGGTCGCCCACCGGCACCGGCACCTCGGCGCGGATGGCGGTGTTGCAGGCGCGCGGGCTGATGGGCCGGGGCGACGTGCTGATCCACGAATCCATCATCGGATCGCGCTTCACCGGCCGGATCCTGGACGTGCGGGACAGCGGCGGGCGGACCACGATCATCCCGCAGATCACCGGCCGGGCCTGGATCACCGGGCAGCACAGCTATTGCCTGGACCCGGAGGATCCGTGGCAGACCGGATACATGCTGTCCGACACCTGGGGCGTCACGCCGACGCTGAAACAGTGA
- a CDS encoding 4-oxalocrotonate tautomerase family protein: MPLIRIEMFPGRSAEAKQQIAEGITRLLHETAGISPAATTIIFQETPPQDWFVAGRSHAAPRD; encoded by the coding sequence ATGCCGCTGATCCGTATCGAGATGTTCCCCGGCCGCAGCGCCGAGGCCAAGCAGCAGATCGCCGAAGGCATCACCCGCCTGCTGCATGAGACCGCCGGGATCAGCCCCGCCGCGACCACGATCATCTTCCAGGAAACCCCGCCGCAGGACTGGTTCGTCGCGGGGCGTTCCCATGCCGCGCCCAGGGACTAG
- a CDS encoding 4-hydroxyproline epimerase: protein MTQYIFPCLDGHTCGNPVRLVAGAAPRLEGADMLEKRAHFLRYFDWIRTGLMFEPRGHDMMSGAILYPPTRPDCDVAVLYIETSGCLPMCGHGTIGTITMGIENGLITPRAPGRLSIETPAGKVDIEYRQEGRYVEEVRLTNVPGFLHAEGLSAQVEGLGEIVVDVAYGGNFYAIVEPQKNFRDMADHTAGELIGWSPKLRAALNAKYDFVHPEHPAIHGLSHIQWTGAPTVPGAHARNAVFYGDKAIDRSPCGTGTSARMAQLAAKGRLKVGDEFHHESIIGSIFKGRVEAATTVAGRPAIIPSIAGWARQTGINTIFIDDERDPFAHGFVVK from the coding sequence ATGACCCAATACATCTTCCCCTGCCTCGACGGCCATACCTGCGGCAACCCGGTCCGCCTGGTCGCGGGCGCCGCGCCGCGTCTGGAAGGCGCCGACATGCTGGAAAAGCGCGCCCATTTCCTGCGCTACTTCGACTGGATCCGCACCGGCCTGATGTTCGAGCCGCGCGGCCACGACATGATGTCGGGCGCCATCCTCTATCCCCCCACGCGCCCCGATTGCGACGTGGCGGTGCTTTATATCGAGACCTCGGGCTGCCTGCCGATGTGCGGACACGGCACCATCGGCACCATCACCATGGGCATCGAGAACGGCCTCATCACTCCCCGCGCCCCCGGCCGCCTGTCCATCGAGACCCCGGCGGGCAAGGTCGACATCGAATACCGGCAAGAGGGCCGTTATGTCGAGGAAGTGCGCCTGACCAACGTGCCGGGCTTCCTTCACGCCGAGGGCCTGAGCGCCCAGGTCGAGGGCCTGGGCGAGATCGTCGTGGACGTGGCCTATGGCGGCAACTTCTACGCCATCGTCGAGCCGCAGAAGAATTTCCGCGACATGGCCGACCACACGGCGGGCGAACTGATCGGCTGGTCGCCGAAGCTGCGCGCGGCGCTGAACGCGAAATACGACTTCGTCCATCCCGAGCATCCGGCGATCCACGGGCTGAGCCATATCCAGTGGACCGGCGCCCCCACCGTGCCCGGCGCCCATGCCCGCAACGCCGTTTTCTATGGCGACAAGGCCATCGATCGCAGCCCCTGCGGCACCGGCACCTCGGCCCGGATGGCGCAGCTGGCGGCCAAGGGCAGGCTGAAGGTCGGCGACGAATTCCACCACGAATCCATCATCGGCAGCATCTTCAAGGGCCGCGTCGAGGCCGCGACCACCGTCGCAGGCCGTCCCGCCATCATCCCCTCCATCGCAGGATGGGCCCGACAGACCGGCATCAACACAATCTTCATCGACGACGAACGCGACCCCTTCGCACATGGCTTCGTCGTCAAGTAG